A window from Pongo abelii isolate AG06213 chromosome 6, NHGRI_mPonAbe1-v2.0_pri, whole genome shotgun sequence encodes these proteins:
- the OCM gene encoding oncomodulin-1 isoform X4, whose translation MSITDVLSADDIAAALQECRDPDTFEPQKFFQTSGLSKMSASQVKDVFRFIDNDQSGYLDEEELKFFLQKFESGARELTESETKSLMAAADNDGDGKIGAEVTETFGVWFNGGKSVQSPTLSNIS comes from the exons ATGAGCATCACGGACGTGCTCAGTGCTGACGACATTGCAGCAGCGCTCCAGGAATGCCGAG ACCCAGACACTTTTGAACCCCAAAAATTCTTCCAGACGTCAGGCCTCTCCAAGATGTCAGCCAGTCAGGTGAAGGATGTTTTCCGGTTCATAGACAATGACCAGAGCGGGTACCTGGATGAAGAAGAGCTTAA GTTTTTCCTCCAGAAGTTTGAGAGTGGTGCCAGAGAACTGACCGAGTCAGAAACCAAGTCCCTGATGGCTGCGGCGGATAATGATGGAGATGGAAAAATTGGAGCAGAGG TAACAGAAACTTTTGGAGTTTGGTTCAATGGAGGAAAGTCAGTTCAAAGTCCCACCCTATCAAATATATCCTAA
- the OCM gene encoding oncomodulin-1 isoform X6 translates to MSITDVLSADDIAAALQECRDPDTFEPQKFFQTSGLSKMSASQVKDVFRFIDNDQSGYLDEEELKFFLQKFESGARELTESETKSLMAAADNDGDGKIGAEEFQEMVHS, encoded by the exons ATGAGCATCACGGACGTGCTCAGTGCTGACGACATTGCAGCAGCGCTCCAGGAATGCCGAG ACCCAGACACTTTTGAACCCCAAAAATTCTTCCAGACGTCAGGCCTCTCCAAGATGTCAGCCAGTCAGGTGAAGGATGTTTTCCGGTTCATAGACAATGACCAGAGCGGGTACCTGGATGAAGAAGAGCTTAA GTTTTTCCTCCAGAAGTTTGAGAGTGGTGCCAGAGAACTGACCGAGTCAGAAACCAAGTCCCTGATGGCTGCGGCGGATAATGATGGAGATGGAAAAATTGGAGCAGAGG AATTCCAGGAAATGGTGCATTCTTAA